In Zingiber officinale cultivar Zhangliang chromosome 1A, Zo_v1.1, whole genome shotgun sequence, the DNA window CACAACAATGAGCTTGCATCCAACAAGCAGACGAGGGTTTTGACATTGCGAGCAGAGGAAAATAGCTATCTGTATAATTAATGATTTCATTTCATGAATCAAAACACAACATGACTCTGTAATTTTTCCAATCTGAGATCGAAGAGTGACCATTTAGTTTGAAACAGGAATCTTTGGTTGAGACAGGAATCGGAACAGCAAAATTTGACCTTAAGCAGATGAGGAACGTACCATCTCATCGTGCCGACGATGAAGATACTGGCGCAGGATGGCAAGCCTTGCAGTCTCGAACGCGAAGTACCCCAGTGCCGCAAAGCACGCACTGTGAAAAACCCTAGGGCCAATGCCTCGTGCCAGCCCTCCCCATCCTTCTTCCACCACAATCTGCTTCAATATCTCCGCAACGTTCTTCCTGGCCGCTCCGTGCGCCTGCGTCATCAGTCGGGTCTTGACGACATCCAGAGGCGTAGTGAGCGACGCCGAGATCGCCCCGGCCAACGCCCCACACACCACGCTCTGCGCCGGCTCAAGAAACTCCTTCCCGGTTCGACTCCTCACGAAGCCCTTCATGTACTCAAATGAAGAGTAACTGAGTATACCCGCCGGCAGATTCCTCAGGAGAGTGGCGGAGTAGCCGGCGTAGAGCCCCAAGATGCCGTCTTTCTCGAGGATCCGGAGGAGGACTTCCCACGACCGGCCCACGGCGCCGGCCTGCATCCTTTGGGTGATGAGCTCCTTGGGGACCATGACGGCGGAGGAAACGATGTTGCCCATGGCGCCTGCGGTAGGGGGGATGAGGAGGGGAGGGAAAGTGGGGATCTTGGAGAGGACGGACTTGCCGAGCTCGCAGGTGCCGAAGTAGATCGCGGAGGAGGTGGCGGACCCGACGATGACGGCGGAGACGCCGCGGTAGAAGCCGAGGATGCCGTCGGCGCGGAAGGTCTGGATGGCGGCGTCGAGAGCGCCAGAGTAGATCTGGGCGGCGCCCTTGGTCTGGAGCTTGGTTTTGACGGCGTCGATCGGGAGGAGGCAGACGTAGGTGAACGCACCGGCCGCGGCGCCCGCCAAGGCGCCGATGAGGGCGCGTTCGAGATCGGATCGGGACTTGAGGAGGGAGCGGTAGCGGGAGGGGGAGGAGGCGGGGGA includes these proteins:
- the LOC122023614 gene encoding protein MITOFERRINLIKE 1, chloroplastic-like, with protein sequence MERPPNLSPLLPQDFVPSFCNLNALFLPDAISLSLPKSTFASLSISQAPSRSPASSPSRYRSLLKSRSDLERALIGALAGAAAGAFTYVCLLPIDAVKTKLQTKGAAQIYSGALDAAIQTFRADGILGFYRGVSAVIVGSATSSAIYFGTCELGKSVLSKIPTFPPLLIPPTAGAMGNIVSSAVMVPKELITQRMQAGAVGRSWEVLLRILEKDGILGLYAGYSATLLRNLPAGILSYSSFEYMKGFVRSRTGKEFLEPAQSVVCGALAGAISASLTTPLDVVKTRLMTQAHGAARKNVAEILKQIVVEEGWGGLARGIGPRVFHSACFAALGYFAFETARLAILRQYLHRRHDEMVRSSSA